The nucleotide window CGTTCAGAACATATCATGGACCGCCTTGAACTGAATGAATGAAGAGCTACAGACTACAGAGTGACTGCTAGAGCTATTGCTATTGCTAGGTCCTAGATTTTGTATGTGTAGGTTTGTCATGGAGAGTTCACATAGTTCATACCGCAGACCTACTTTGCCCTACATTAATCTGCCATGTGATCCCCCTTATCCGTTTCAATTCCATGATTAGGTTTGTCTTCAGCAGCTTCCTCATATCACATACCCATCAGAGTGAACAAGTCTAAACATTATAGAGCACTCCCAAGTTCCATTACTGTGAATGAAACCTGTGATAAGGAAACAGTTTACATATATGATCTATTGTACAACATTTAGGTTATTACAAAAAACAGGGCACAAAAATGTAGTCGTCACACTCCATCCTGTTCTGTGCATTTTCAGAACAGTGCTCTTCACAGTACGATTGTGTAGAAAATCCTCCATGTGTGCTGTTTCAGTAATATATATGTGCTGCTTTACTTGTATTGACACTGTCTGTTGAAATGCAGAGCTGTTGCCGAGTATCTATCCCGTGATCTTCCTTACATGATTTCCCATGATGATATTTTCCTCACTTGTGGAGGTAGCCAAGCAATCGAGACTGTGATGTCTGTTTTTGGCCAAGCAGGCGTCAACATATTGCTGCCAATGCCTGGCTACCCAAAACACGAAGCACATGCAGTGTTTCATAGGACGGAAGTACGGCATTATGGTCTTCTCCCGGAGAGAGGATGGGAGGTTGATTTGGAAGCTGTTGAAGCTCTCGCAGATGGGAATACTGTTGCAGTTGTGATTACCAACCCCAACAACCCATGTGGTAGTGTGTATACCTACGAGCATTTGGCCAAGGTTTGTATAGCGTTTGTTACAGAGCTAGGTAACCTTTCTTCTCTTTTTATTTGTTGTAATAGAGCTTATTTTCTTGCTTCCATGTTAAATTAGATTGCAGATATGGCAAGCAAGCTCGGTATTTTAGTCATCGCTGATGAAGTATATGGTCACCTTGTCTATGGCACCACACCTTTTGTGCCAATGGGTGTTTTTGGAGAGACTGTTCCGGTAATCACTTTGGGAGCTATATCGAAGAGATGGGCTGTACCTGGCTGGAGGCTTGGTTGGATAGCAACTTGTGACCCTAAAGGCATTCTGAGAAAAACTAAGGTGATTCTTATTAATATCTATAAGTGCATCTGTTTGTAAATTTATTAATTTCGTTCACTTCAGGATGTTTATACTTGTAACAGAGTTGTATTGTTCTTACTAACTTCTAATTGGCAAGATAATGTGAGGAGTGACTTGCGAGTTCCAAAGTACCAGTTAGCATGTCCTGCATGTTCGTTCCTCTAAAATTTCTTAATCATTCTACCACGTTTGAGTTATCTTCCAAAAGTATCAATTGAAAAATCAACATGGTACCACCTAATTGTAAGAGGCATGAAGGGGGCTTCACATCTCACATACTATATTTGGACCTTTGGACAATGGTAAACCACtccaggatcatttgatttactTGTTTTACTGAGTTCTCTGTGTGGTTTCTAGTTTGTGTTACTCAACGCTTTTTGACATAAACAATGTCATGAAAGCTCCATTTTGGAGCACTGTGTATACTCATTATTACATCattttgtttgtttgtttctgAATTGTCTTGTGAGCAGTATTGTTGTTTTTGTTAGACGAGTTACTCTAAAAGTCTGAACTTATGGAGAGAGACAGGCAATATATTGGAcaacccctcccccccccccccccccccccccccccaccccccgggCGTGTAGGCTCCTCCAGACCTTAGACATGGGATTGATTTAGGCCGCTAATGTTTTTATTAAGAGTGCGTTGGCCGGGTCTTGAACTTgcaaaactgttgactctgatgCCATATTGAATTCATGCTCCTGAGCAGGTTACTCGGAAAGTATGAAGAGAGGTGGGCAATATATTTCATGCAAGTTAATTAATACCTTGTATTGATTCTTTGATATTTAATTGAAATTTCTCTGATGTGTCTATTATTAGGTTGCTGATTCACTCAGAAGCTTCATAAGTATAATATCAGGTCCTGCAACATTTCTTCAGGTTAGTCAAACGTGTGAGGTCAGTCATTTCATCACCTTTATACGATATCTAGGTAGTTGGATAGTTAGCAAACTTGGAAAGTTCCTATTTCTCTACTTTAGCATAGGTATTTAGATGCACAGTCTTCTTGTTTACACACAATACACAATGAGAATGCATGTAATTCCTATTAACATTTCAGTAAACCACACAAGCACTGGTTCCTATTTTATTGGACTGAATCTAACAAGTGGAACTTAGCATCCAGCAGCCACAGTTTGTGTTTTCCTGTCAAATGTGTCATTCTCTAATAGTTTTGATGAAATGTGTAGTTTGGAGAGTAAAAAAAAACTATTTATTTAGAAATTAATTATAGCATACGCTAGATTAAACTTTAGGTCATATATATGCTCCTAGTGCAACCAccaaacaaaaaaagaatcaagtcCCAAGGATGTCTTACTTTAACACACTTCCCTTTTTAAAATTTAGATATAATTTTTTGCTAAATGCACTTTCTGTTTTTCATTATTGTCGATAAACTGCATATTTCACgaaactttgcatattttggatTATTTGGCACATGTCAGTTACACTGACAGGTAAGTCTCACATGCCAGACTCCATTTCAACTAATGGGATTCAACAATAATGCAGTTTATCAGAACCTTGTGCTAAAATATGTGTAATTTGATGAAATACAGTCCAAACTAACATGTGTAGTTTCCTGATAATTACACTGAAATACGATTAGTTATGTGAAATCTACTCATTTCAAATACCTCTAAATGCAATGATGTGTTTCCCCCGCTTTCGTATGGATTAAGAAACCAACTAATTGCACTGGTTTGTCACTGATGTGGTCGATGCAAATCACATACATGCGGTGCCTTTTTTGTGCTGAAAGGAAATCACCTGCTGCTTAAATAATGAGCAccattttttttagaaaaggaggatgtacccccggcctctgcatctggatgatgcatgcagccatatTATTAATTATTCATAAAGACCATACAAGGTGATACATCAATAAGCCTGAAGCCACCATCTTGGCAACACCGTTGCTACTCCTATCCCCTTGATGAAGGCGTGCCGAATGTccgggcctaataccaaacagacatcgcaccaaagcctaacatctaaagccggGAGATTAGTATGGTTTCCTGTCCGACAATTTTCATGTATTTTCAGTAGTTACTTGGGTGCATATTGTTCCCATGACATTATTGTAGAGGATTGAAACCATCACATCTTCTAAGTTCTCTTGTCCATGCACAGGGAGCTATtcctcatattatcaagaacacaAATGATGAATTCTATAACAACATTGTCAAGCTGTTGAAGGAGACTGCAGAGATATGTTATGATGCAATAGACGAGATCAAGTGTATTACCTGTCCCCACAAACCAGAGGGCTCATTTTTTATGATGGTAGGGCATATATAGAGAACAATGTTTGCAGCTTCACATTGTTGCAAGTTGAAAGGAGGTGGACTAACACTATGTTCTACAGGTAAAACTGGACGTGTCACAATTGTCGGACATTCGTGACGACGTAGACTtctgcagcaagttggcgaaggAGGAGTCGGTTATACTGTTGCCTGGTATGCAGTAGCAGAACAGACGAATAGCTGCATACGTCGAGATGCAAACACCCCTGATGATATATTTTCAGCACACCATTCTTTTCCATATGTTGTTTGAGAGATGCCCTAAGTTCTAACCACCATTTGCAGGGAAATCCTTGGGCATGGAGAACTGGTTGCGTACCACCTTTGCTTCGGAGCCACCTACACTGAAGCAAGGGCTCGACAGGGTGAAGTCTTTCTGCAGGAGGCATCAGTCACAGGCCAATTAGCGTTCATGAGTTGGTGGTAACACCTCGTTACTTCCCTCAATGGCTGTTGGGGTTTCAGTAATGGCTTACACGTCATTTCCAATAAATAATACAGGGGTTTGCCGAAAAATAATGTACTGTCATGTGCAGCATGTACAGTTTATGTCATGATTGTCTGCTCCCTTCACTTGTAGTATTGCTTATAAGTTATCACTCTTTCACATTGTGAAATCTCTTTACATACGAGCCAagtatttatgggaggccctttCAAAAAAATATATATGGAAGGTTGACGCATGAGTGATTGAGTGGGTTAGACGTATATACAGTGCCTTCTGATATTGTTTTCCCATGTTGTCAACCAAAGCTCTGATGTGGGTGAGGATTACAATGTTAGACTGAACACAAGCTGTAATATTAATTAAAATAAATGAAATAACAGAAATGTTTGAAAGGGAAAACACTCCAACTACTCTAgacatctactccctccgttccaaattactcgtcgtagaaatggatgtatctagaactaaaatacatctagatacacccatacctgcgacaagtaattcggaacagagggagtacatgaaaCCCATGATGATTGATAGACATACCTTTGTCCTACTTTTAACAAAAGGTATACTGTATACAAGTATTTAATTGGTCTCACATGCttactaaaggaaatatgccctagaggcaataataaagttgttatttatatttctttatagggatgaaaatggagtggaaactTTCCGTTTTTCCGACGAAAAAATGGAAATGGAGAGGAAATATGAAAACGGAAACGGAAATTTGCAAAATGGAAGTGAAAATGCAATTTTTTATGCGGAAACGGAAACAAAAACGGAATGGTGTTTTCCGGTGGAACATGCATGGAAACGGAACTCTCCGTTTTCGTGAATACTCGAAATTTCTGTTTTTACTATAGACCTATAGCTTCTTTGTAGCCCAACCACTAAAGAGAACACAATGACAAAATTAGTAGAATGGATCTAAGGCCCAACTTCTATAGTAAAAACagagaggaacaccttgtgtgctatcaaaagtcacaacgtaactgggtgattctaaagattctctacaggtgtctccaatggtgtttgttgagttggcatagatcaagattaggatttgtcactctgtgtatcggagaggtatctctgggccctctcggtaatgcacatcactatgagccttgcaagcaatgtgtctaatgggttagccacgggatgatgcattacggaacgagtaaagagacttgccggtaacgagattgaactaggtatgatgataccaacgatcgaatctcgggcaagtaacataccgatgacaaagggaacaacgtatgttgttatgcggtttgattgataaagatcttcgtagaatatgtaggagccaatatgagcatccaggttccgctattggttattgaccggagatgtgtcttggtcatgtctacatagttctcgaacccgtagggtccgcacgcttaacgttcgatgacaatttgtattatgagttatgtgatttgatgaaccaaaatttgttcggagtcccggatgagatcacggacgtgacgaggagtctcgaaatggtcgatacataaagattgatatattggaaggttttGTTTGTGtagggtaacgtagtaatttcaaaaaaaattctacgcacacgcaagatcatggtgatgcataacaacgagaggggagagtgttgtccacgtaccctcgtagaccgaaaacggaagcgttagcacaacgcggttgatgtagtcgtacgtcttcacgatccgaccgatccaagtacgaacgcacggcacctccgagttcagcacacgttcagctcgatgacgtcccgcgaactccgatccagcagagcttcacgggagagttccgtcagcacgacggcgtggtgacggtgatgatgttgctaccaacgcagggcttcgcctaagcaccactacgatatgaccgaggtggaatatggtggagggggcaccgcacacggctgggagagatcaactgatcaacttgtgtgtctagaggtgccccctgcccctgtatataaaggagtaaggagggaggccggccggccctctatgggcgcaccagaaggaggagtcctcctcctagtagaagtaggactcccctttcctactcctactaggaggaggaaaggaaggaggagaaggagaaggaaggagaaggaggaaaaagaggaaaggggggccggccccctagtccaattcggtttgggctaggggggccgcgtgccttgcctcctctcttccaccacttggcccatgaggcccattacttcttccttgtattcccgtaactccccggtacccccgaaaatacccgaatcactcggaacctttccgatgtccgaatatagtcgtccaatatatcgatctttacgtctcaaccatttagagactcctcgtcatgtccccgatctcatccgggactccgaactaccttcggtacatcaaatcacataaactcataatacaatcatcaccgaaactttaagcgtgcggaccctacgggttcgagaactatgtagacatgaccgagacatgtctccggtcaataaccaatagcggaacctggatgctcatattggctcccacatattctacgaaggtctttatcggtcagaccgcataacaacatacgttgttccctttgtcatcggtatgttacttgcccgagattcgatcgtcggtatctcaatacctagttcaatctcgttaccgacaagtctctttactcgttccgtagtacatcatcccgcaactaactcattagttgcaatgcttgcaaggcttaagtgatgtgcattaccgagagggcccagagatacctctccgacaatcggagtgacaaatcctaatcttgaaatacgccaacccaacaagtatctttggagacacctgtagagcacctttataatcacctagttacgttgtgacgtttggtagcacacaaagtgttcctctggtaaacgggagttgcataatctcataatcataggaacatgtataagtcatgaaaaaagcaatagcaacaaactaaacgatcaagtgctatgctaacggaatgggtcaagtcaatcacatcattctcctaatgatgtgatcccgttaatcaaatgacaactcatgtctatggttaggaaacataaccatctttgatcaacgagctagtcaagtagaggcatactagtgacactctatttgtctatgtattcacacatgtattatgtttccggttaatataattctagcatgaataataaacatttatcatgatataaggaaataaataataactttattattgcctctagggcatatttccttcagtctcccacttgcactagagtcaataatctagttcacatcaccatgtgatttaataccaatggttcacatcaccatgtgattaacacccatagttcacatcgacatgtgaccaacacccaaagggtttactagagtcaataatctagttcacatcgctatgtgattaacacccaaagagtactgaggtgtgatcatgttttgcttgtgagagaagtttagtcaacgggtctgccacattcagatccgtaagtatattgcaaatttctatgtcaacaatgctctgcacagagctactctagctaattgctcccactttcaatatgtatccagattgagatttagagtcatctggatcagtatcaaaatttgcatcgacgtaaccctttacgacgaaccttttgtcacttccataattgagaaacatatccttattccagtaaggataattttgaccaatgtccagtgatctactcctagatcactattgtactcctttgccaaactcggGGCAgtgtatacaataggtctggtacataacatggcatactttatagaacctatggctgaggcatagggaatgactttcattctctctctatcttttgccgtggtcgggttttgagtcttactcaacttcacaccttgtaacacaggcaagaactccttctttgactgttccattttgaactacttcaaaatcttgtcaaggtatgtactcattgaaaaacttatcaagcgtcttgatctatctctatagatcttgatgctcaatatgtaagcagcttcaccgaggtctttctttgaaaaaactcctttcaaacattcctttatgctttgcagaataattctacatcatctccgatcaacaatatgtcatacatatacttatcagaaatgctgtagtgctcccactcactttcttgtaaatacaggcttcaccgcaagtctgtataaaactatatgctttgatcaacttatcaaagtgtatattccaactccgagatgcttgcaccagtccatagatggatcgctggagcttgcatattttgttagtacctttaggattgacaaaaccttctggttgcatcatatacaactcttctttaataaatcctattaaggaatgcagttttgtttatccatttgccagatttcataaaatgcggcaatagctaacatgattcagacagacttaagcatagatacgagtgagaaattctcatcgtggtcaacaccttgaacttgtcgaaaacctttttgcgacaattctagctttgtagatagtaacactactatcagcgtccgtcttcctcttgaagatccatttaatctcaatggctcgccgatctttgggcaagtcaatcaaagtccatactttgttcttatacatggatctcatctcagatttcatggcctcaagccatttcgcggaatctgggctcatcatcacttcctcatagttcgtaggttcgtcatggtcaagtaacatgacctccagaacaggattaccgtaccactctggtgcggatctcactctggtttacctacgaggttcggtagtaacttgatctgaagttacatgatcatcatcattagcttcctcactaattagtgtagtagtcacaggaacaaatttctgtgatgaactactttccaataagggagcaggtacagttacctcatcaagttctacttttctcccactcacttctttcgagagaaattccttctctagaaaggatccattctcagcaatgaatatcttgcctccggatctatgatagaaggtgtacccaacattttcttttgggtatcctatgaagacgcacttctccgatttgggtttgagcttatcaggttgaaactttttcacataagcattgcaacctcaaactttaagaaacgacagcttaggtttcttgccaaaccatagttcatacggtgtcgtctcaacggatttagatggtgccctatttaacgtgaatgtagctgtctctaatgcataacctcaaaactatagtggttaatcggtaagaaacattatagattgcactatatccaataatagtacggttatgacgttcggacacaccattatgctgtggtgttccaggtggcatgattttgtgaaactattccacattgttttaattgaagaccaaactcgtaactcaaatatttgtctctgcgatcagatcgtagaaactttattttcttgtcacgatgattttccacttcactctgaagtttttgaacttttcaaatgtttcagacttatgtttcatcaagtagatatacccatatctgctcaaatcatctgtgaaggtcagaaaataacgatacccgccgcgagcctcaacattcatcggactgcatacatcagtatgtattatttccaataagtcagttgcttgctccattgttccggaaaatggagtcttagtcatcttgcccatgaggcacggttcgcaagcatcaactgattcataatcaagtgattccaaaagcccatcagcatggattttcttcatgcgctttacaccaatatgacctaaacgacagtgccacaaataagttgcactatcattattaactttgcatcttttggcttcaatattatgagaatgtgtatcaccacaatcgagatcgaacaaaccattttcattgggtttatgaccatagaaggttttattcatgtaaacagaacaacaatttattctcttacttacatgaataaccgtattgcaataaacatgatcaaatcatattcatgctcaacacaaacaccaaataacacttatttaggttcaacactaatcccgaaagtatagggagtgtgcgatgatgatcatatcaatcttggaaccacttccaacacacatcgtcacttcacccttaactagtctctgttcattctgcaactcccgtttcgagttactactcttagcaactgaaccagtatcaaataccgagggggttgctacgaacactagtaaaatacacatcaataatctgtatatatcaaatatacctttgttcactttgccatccttcttatccgccaaatacttggggtagttccgcttccagtgaccagtccctttgcagtagaagcacttagtctcaggcttaggaccagacttgggcttcttcacttgagcagcaacttgcttgccgttcttcttgaagttccctttctttccctttgcccttttcttgaaactagtggtcttgttaatcatcaacacttgatgccctttcttgatttctaccttcatcgatttcatcatcatgaaaagctcgggaatcgtttccgttatcccttgcatattatagttcatcacgaagttctactaacttggtgatggtgactagagaattttgtcaatcactattttatctggaagattaactcccacttgattcaatcgattgtagtacccagacaatctgaacacatgctcactgcttgagctattctcctccatcttttagctatagaacttgttggagacttcatatctctcaactcgggtatttgcttgaaatattaacttcaactcctggaacatccatatgatccatgacgttcaaaacgtctttgaagtcccgattctaagctgttaagcatggtgcactaaactatcaagtagtcatcatattgagctagccaaacgttcatgacgtctacatctgctcctgcaataggtctatcacctagcggtgcattaaggacataattcttctatgaagcaatgaggataaacctcagatcacggatccaatccgcatcattgctactaacatctttcaacttagttttctctaggaacatatcaaaaaataaaacaggggagctaaacacgagctattgatctacagcatagatatgctaatactaccaggactaagttcatgataaatttaagttcaattaatcatattacttaagaactcccacttagaaagacatccctctaatattctaagtgatcacgtgatccaaatcaactaaaccataaccgatcatcatgtgaaatggagtagctttcaatggtgaacatcaatatgttgatcatatctactatatgattcacgctcgacctttcggtctcagtgttccaaggccatatctgcatatgctaggctcgtcaagtttaacctgagtattctgcgtgtgcaaaactggcttgcacccgttgtagatggacgtagagcttatcacacccgatcttcacgtggtgtctgggcacgacgaactttggcaacggtgcatactcagggagaacacttttatcttgaaatttagtgagagatcatcttataatgctaccgtcaatcaaagcaagataagatgcataaaagataaacatcacatgcaatcaatataagtgatatgatatggccatcatcatcttgtgcttgtgatctccatgtccgaagcaccgtcacgatcaccatcgtcaccggcgcgacaccttgatcaccatcgtagcatcgttgtcgtctcgccaatcttatgcttccacgactatcgctaccgcttagtgataaagtaaagcattacagcgcaattgcattgcataaaataaagcgacaaccatatggctcctgccagttgccgataactcggttacaaaaacatgatcatctcatacaataaaatttagcatcatgtcttgaccatatcacatcacaacatgccctgcaaaaacaagttagatgtcctctactttgttgttgcaagttttacgtggctgctacgggcttaagcaagaaccgttcttacctatgcatcaaaaccacaacgatagtttgtcaagttggtgctgttttaaccttcgcaaggatcgggcgtagccacacttggtttaact belongs to Triticum urartu cultivar G1812 chromosome 7, Tu2.1, whole genome shotgun sequence and includes:
- the LOC125523452 gene encoding nicotianamine aminotransferase 1-like isoform X2 — protein: MEDGGRSTQWRFAAPNPTLAAAGERSIQKALLQVHACLDERGPRPVIALSHGDPSSAPSFRTAPEAEEALVAAVRSGEYNGYPTPATGLPARRAVAEYLSRDLPYMISHDDIFLTCGGSQAIETVMSVFGQAGVNILLPMPGYPKHEAHAVFHRTEVRHYGLLPERGWEVDLEAVEALADGNTVAVVITNPNNPCGSVYTYEHLAKIADMASKLGILVIADEVYGHLVYGTTPFVPMGVFGETVPVITLGAISKRWAVPGWRLGWIATCDPKGILRKTKVADSLRSFISIISGPATFLQGAIPHIIKNTNDEFYNNIVKLLKETAEICYDAIDEIKCITCPHKPEGSFFMMVKLDVSQLSDIRDDVDFCSKLAKEESVILLPGKSLGMENWLRTTFASEPPTLKQGLDRVKSFCRRHQSQAN
- the LOC125523452 gene encoding nicotianamine aminotransferase 1-like isoform X1; the encoded protein is MEDGGRSTQWRFAAPNPTLAAAGERSIQKALLQVHACLDERGPRPVIALSHGDPSSAPSFRTAPEAEEALVAAVRSGEYNGYPTPATGLPARRAVAEYLSRDLPYMISHDDIFLTCGGSQAIETVMSVFGQAGVNILLPMPGYPKHEAHAVFHRTEVRHYGLLPERGWEVDLEAVEALADGNTVAVVITNPNNPCGSVYTYEHLAKIADMASKLGILVIADEVYGHLVYGTTPFVPMGVFGETVPVITLGAISKRWAVPGWRLGWIATCDPKGILRKTKVADSLRSFISIISGPATFLQVSQTCEGAIPHIIKNTNDEFYNNIVKLLKETAEICYDAIDEIKCITCPHKPEGSFFMMVKLDVSQLSDIRDDVDFCSKLAKEESVILLPGKSLGMENWLRTTFASEPPTLKQGLDRVKSFCRRHQSQAN